One window from the genome of Streptomyces sp. WZ-12 encodes:
- the pdxS gene encoding pyridoxal 5'-phosphate synthase lyase subunit PdxS: protein MSSTPTTPQNPETGTARVKRGMAEQLKGGVIMDVVTPEEAKIAEDAGAVAVMALERVPADIRKDGGVARMSDPDMIDGIINAVSIPVMAKSRIGHFVEAQVLQSLGVDYIDESEVLTPADEVNHSDKWAFTTPFVCGATNLGEALRRIAEGAAMIRSKGEAGTGNVVEAVRHLRQIKGEIAKLRGCDNNELYAAAKELRAPFELVKEVAELGKLPVVLFSAGGVATPADAALMRQLGAEGVFVGSGIFKSGDPAKRAAAIVKATTFYDDPKVIAEVSRNLGEAMVGINCDTLPEAERYANRGW from the coding sequence GTGTCCAGCACGCCCACCACGCCCCAGAACCCCGAGACCGGAACCGCGCGCGTCAAGCGCGGCATGGCCGAGCAGCTCAAGGGCGGCGTGATCATGGACGTCGTCACGCCGGAAGAGGCGAAGATCGCCGAGGACGCCGGTGCGGTCGCCGTCATGGCCCTGGAACGGGTCCCGGCCGACATCCGCAAGGACGGCGGCGTGGCCCGTATGTCCGACCCCGACATGATCGACGGCATCATCAACGCGGTGTCCATCCCGGTCATGGCCAAGTCCCGGATCGGCCACTTCGTCGAGGCCCAGGTCCTCCAGTCGCTCGGCGTCGACTACATCGACGAGTCCGAGGTCCTCACCCCGGCCGACGAGGTCAACCACTCCGACAAGTGGGCCTTCACCACTCCGTTCGTCTGTGGTGCCACCAACCTGGGCGAGGCCCTGCGCCGTATTGCCGAGGGCGCCGCGATGATCCGCTCCAAGGGCGAGGCCGGCACCGGCAACGTCGTCGAGGCGGTCCGTCACCTGCGCCAGATCAAGGGCGAGATCGCCAAGCTGCGCGGCTGCGACAACAACGAGCTGTACGCCGCCGCCAAGGAGCTGCGCGCCCCGTTCGAGCTGGTCAAGGAGGTCGCCGAGCTCGGCAAGCTGCCGGTCGTGCTGTTCTCCGCCGGTGGCGTCGCCACCCCGGCCGACGCCGCCCTGATGCGCCAGCTCGGCGCCGAGGGCGTCTTCGTCGGCTCCGGCATCTTCAAGTCCGGCGACCCGGCCAAGCGCGCCGCCGCGATCGTCAAGGCCACCACCTTCTACGACGACCCCAAGGTCATCGCGGAGGTCTCCCGCAACCTGGGCGAGGCCATGGTCGGCATCAACTGCGACACCCTCCCCGAGGCCGAGCGCTACGCCAACCGCGGCTGGTAA
- the pdxT gene encoding pyridoxal 5'-phosphate synthase glutaminase subunit PdxT: MSTTPTIGVLALQGDVREHLKALADAGSEARPVRRPEELDDVDGLVIPGGESTTMSKLAVSFGMLEPLRAFVRAGRPVYGTCAGMIMVADKLLDGREDQETLGGIDMIVRRNAFGRQNESFEAAVEVAGIDGGPVEGVFIRAPWVESVGASADVLATYGGHTVAVRQGNVLATSFHPELTGDHRIHALFVDMVRAVLTKGRD; this comes from the coding sequence ATGAGCACCACTCCCACCATCGGTGTGCTGGCGCTCCAGGGCGACGTCCGCGAGCACCTGAAGGCGCTCGCGGACGCCGGCTCCGAGGCGCGCCCGGTACGCCGTCCCGAGGAACTCGACGACGTCGACGGCCTGGTCATCCCGGGCGGCGAGTCCACCACCATGTCCAAACTGGCGGTCTCGTTCGGCATGTTGGAGCCGCTGCGCGCGTTCGTCCGCGCGGGCCGGCCGGTCTACGGCACCTGCGCCGGCATGATCATGGTCGCGGACAAGCTGCTGGACGGCCGGGAGGACCAGGAGACGCTCGGCGGCATCGACATGATCGTGCGCCGTAACGCCTTCGGGCGGCAGAACGAGTCGTTCGAGGCGGCCGTCGAGGTCGCCGGGATCGACGGCGGTCCCGTGGAGGGCGTCTTCATCCGGGCCCCGTGGGTCGAGTCGGTCGGCGCCTCGGCCGATGTCCTGGCGACGTACGGTGGACACACGGTGGCCGTGCGGCAGGGTAACGTCCTCGCCACGTCGTTCCATCCGGAGCTGACCGGCGACCACCGCATCCACGCGCTGTTCGTGGACATGGTGCGCGCCGTCCTCACGAAGGGCCGCGACTGA
- a CDS encoding YebC/PmpR family DNA-binding transcriptional regulator, which yields MSGHSKWATTKHKKAVIDAKRGKLFAKLIKNIEVAARMGGVDLEGNPTLYDAVQKAKKQSVPNKNIDSAIKRGGGLEAGGADYETIMYEGYGPNGVAVLIECLTDNRNRAASDVRVAMTRNGGSMADPGSVSYLFNRKGVVIVPKGELSEDDVLGAVLDAGAEEVNDLGESFEVLSEATDLVAVRTALQEAGIDYDSAEANFVPTMQVELEEEGARKIFKLIDALEDSDDVQNVFANFDVPDNVMASID from the coding sequence ATGTCCGGCCACTCTAAATGGGCTACGACGAAGCACAAGAAGGCCGTGATCGATGCCAAGCGCGGCAAGCTCTTCGCGAAGCTGATCAAGAACATCGAGGTCGCGGCGCGGATGGGCGGCGTCGACCTGGAAGGTAACCCGACGCTCTACGACGCCGTTCAGAAGGCGAAGAAGCAGTCGGTCCCGAACAAGAACATCGACTCCGCGATCAAGCGCGGTGGCGGTCTCGAAGCCGGCGGTGCCGACTACGAGACGATCATGTACGAGGGCTACGGTCCCAACGGTGTCGCGGTCCTCATCGAGTGCCTCACCGACAACCGGAACCGCGCCGCGTCCGACGTCCGCGTCGCGATGACCCGCAACGGCGGCTCGATGGCCGACCCGGGCTCGGTGTCCTACCTCTTCAACCGCAAGGGCGTGGTGATCGTCCCCAAGGGCGAGCTGTCCGAGGACGACGTCCTGGGCGCGGTCCTGGACGCCGGTGCGGAGGAGGTCAACGACCTCGGTGAGTCCTTCGAGGTGCTCAGCGAGGCCACCGACCTGGTCGCGGTGCGCACCGCGCTCCAGGAGGCCGGCATCGACTACGACTCGGCCGAGGCCAACTTCGTCCCGACCATGCAGGTCGAGCTGGAGGAAGAGGGCGCGCGCAAGATCTTCAAGCTGATCGACGCGCTGGAGGACAGCGACGACGTGCAGAACGTCTTCGCCAACTTCGACGTGCCGGACAACGTCATGGCCTCCATCGACTGA
- the ruvC gene encoding crossover junction endodeoxyribonuclease RuvC yields the protein MKVLGVDPGLTRCGVGVVDGVAGRPLSMVGVGVVRTAADADVAQRLVLIERGIDAWLDEHRPECVAVERVFSQHNVRTVMGTAQASAVAMLCAARRGLPVALHTPSEVKAAVTGSGRADKAQVGAMVTRLLRLSAPPKPADAADALALAICHIWRAPAVNRLQQAQAAARRTSVPARTLKGTR from the coding sequence ATGAAGGTGCTGGGGGTGGACCCGGGGCTGACGCGCTGCGGGGTCGGCGTGGTCGACGGGGTGGCCGGACGGCCGTTGAGCATGGTCGGCGTCGGCGTGGTGCGCACTGCGGCGGATGCGGACGTCGCGCAGCGTCTGGTGCTGATCGAGCGCGGCATAGACGCGTGGCTCGATGAGCACCGGCCCGAATGCGTCGCCGTGGAGCGGGTTTTCAGCCAGCACAACGTCCGTACGGTCATGGGCACCGCCCAGGCCAGTGCGGTCGCGATGCTGTGCGCCGCCCGCCGCGGGCTGCCGGTCGCGCTGCACACCCCCAGCGAGGTCAAGGCCGCGGTCACCGGCTCAGGACGGGCCGACAAGGCGCAGGTCGGCGCGATGGTGACGCGGCTGTTGCGGCTGTCCGCGCCGCCGAAGCCGGCCGACGCCGCCGACGCCCTCGCCCTGGCCATCTGTCACATCTGGCGCGCCCCCGCGGTCAACCGCCTCCAGCAGGCCCAGGCCGCGGCCCGCCGCACCTCCGTTCCCGCTCGCACCCTGAAGGGCACCCGATGA
- the ruvA gene encoding Holliday junction branch migration protein RuvA: protein MIAFVSGPVAGLAPDSAVVEVGGIGIAVQCTPNTLSGLRLGERAKLATSLVVREDSLTLYGFADDDERGTFELLQTASGVGPRLAQAMLAVHSPDALRLAVSTGDERALTAVPGIGKKGAQKLLLELKDRLGAPVGGARPVAGAAAGPAGWRDQLLAALVGLGYAAKEADEAVAAVAPQAEAAAAAGSTPQVPQLLKAALQTLNRAR from the coding sequence ATGATCGCCTTTGTCTCCGGCCCGGTCGCGGGCCTCGCACCGGACAGCGCCGTCGTCGAGGTCGGCGGCATCGGCATCGCCGTCCAGTGCACGCCGAACACCCTCTCCGGCCTCCGGCTCGGCGAGCGCGCCAAGTTGGCCACCTCCCTCGTCGTCCGCGAGGACTCCCTGACCCTCTACGGCTTCGCCGACGACGACGAGCGGGGGACGTTCGAGCTGCTGCAGACCGCCAGCGGCGTCGGCCCGCGGCTGGCCCAGGCGATGCTCGCGGTGCACTCCCCGGACGCCCTGCGGCTCGCGGTGTCCACCGGCGACGAGAGGGCGCTGACGGCGGTGCCGGGCATCGGCAAGAAGGGCGCTCAGAAGCTGCTGTTGGAGCTCAAGGACCGGCTCGGCGCGCCCGTCGGCGGCGCCCGTCCGGTCGCCGGGGCCGCGGCCGGGCCGGCCGGCTGGCGCGATCAGCTCCTGGCCGCGCTGGTCGGTCTGGGGTATGCCGCCAAGGAGGCCGACGAGGCGGTCGCCGCGGTGGCCCCGCAGGCCGAGGCGGCCGCCGCCGCGGGCTCCACCCCACAGGTGCCGCAGCTCCTCAAGGCGGCGCTGCAGACCCTCAACCGCGCCCGATGA
- the ruvB gene encoding Holliday junction branch migration DNA helicase RuvB codes for MNWDDTAPSTAEEPAGGPADRLVAADADGEENAVEAALRPKDLAEFVGQERVREQLDLVLKAARARGATADHVLLSGAPGLGKTTLSMIIAAEMGAPIRITSGPAIQHAGDLAAILSSLQEGEVLFLDEIHRMSRPAEEMLYMAMEDFRVDVIVGKGPGATAIPLELPPFTLVGATTRAGLLPPPLRDRFGFTGHMEFYAPAELERVIHRSASLLDVAIEPDGAAEIAGRSRGTPRIANRLLRRVRDYAQVKADGVITREVAAQALGVYEVDSRGLDRLDRAVLTALLKLFGGGPVGLSTLAVAVGEERETVEEVAEPFLVREGLLARTPRGRIATPAAWAHLGLVPPQQAGGTGQHGLFGA; via the coding sequence GTGAACTGGGACGACACCGCACCGTCCACCGCCGAGGAGCCCGCCGGCGGGCCGGCCGACCGACTGGTGGCGGCCGACGCCGACGGCGAGGAGAACGCGGTCGAGGCCGCGCTGCGGCCCAAGGACCTGGCGGAGTTCGTCGGCCAGGAGCGGGTCCGGGAGCAGCTCGACCTGGTGCTGAAGGCGGCCCGCGCCCGCGGCGCCACCGCCGACCACGTGCTGCTCTCCGGCGCCCCCGGCCTGGGCAAGACCACCCTCTCCATGATCATCGCGGCCGAGATGGGCGCCCCGATCCGGATCACCTCCGGCCCCGCCATCCAGCACGCCGGCGATCTGGCGGCGATCCTCTCCTCCCTCCAGGAGGGCGAGGTCCTCTTCCTCGACGAGATCCACCGGATGTCCCGGCCGGCCGAGGAGATGCTCTACATGGCGATGGAGGACTTCCGGGTCGACGTGATCGTCGGCAAGGGGCCGGGCGCCACCGCCATCCCCCTGGAGCTCCCGCCGTTCACCCTGGTCGGGGCCACCACCCGGGCCGGTCTGCTGCCGCCGCCGCTGCGCGACCGCTTCGGCTTCACCGGCCACATGGAGTTCTACGCCCCGGCCGAGCTGGAGCGCGTCATCCACCGCTCCGCCAGCCTGCTGGACGTGGCGATAGAGCCCGACGGCGCCGCCGAGATCGCCGGCCGCTCCCGCGGTACGCCCCGGATCGCCAACCGTCTGCTGCGCCGGGTCCGCGACTACGCCCAGGTCAAGGCCGACGGCGTGATCACCCGCGAGGTCGCCGCGCAGGCCCTGGGGGTCTACGAGGTCGACAGCCGGGGGTTGGACCGGCTCGACCGGGCGGTGCTCACCGCCCTGCTCAAGCTGTTCGGCGGCGGCCCGGTCGGATTGTCCACCCTCGCGGTCGCGGTGGGGGAGGAGCGGGAGACCGTCGAGGAGGTCGCCGAGCCGTTCCTGGTCCGGGAGGGGCTGCTGGCCCGTACGCCGCGCGGCCGGATCGCCACCCCGGCGGCCTGGGCGCACCTCGGGCTGGTTCCGCCGCAGCAGGCGGGTGGAACGGGACAGCACGGCCTGTTCGGGGCATGA
- the yajC gene encoding preprotein translocase subunit YajC: MSIVTLLPFIVLIGAMFLMTRSAKKKQQAAQQMRNEMQPGTGVRTIGGMYATVKEIHEDTVLLEVAPGVHAIYAKNAIGAVLADEEFNRILDGADPISSEDRPVVPDDLSSLTSADEAADKGDEAGKIDLGKAEAAKDAEPAEKAKDAEAKKADEPAAEAEAAKDGKKAGGADAK; the protein is encoded by the coding sequence GTGAGTATCGTGACTCTCCTCCCCTTCATCGTCCTCATCGGGGCCATGTTCCTGATGACGCGGTCCGCCAAGAAGAAGCAGCAGGCGGCCCAGCAGATGCGCAACGAGATGCAGCCCGGCACCGGCGTCCGGACCATCGGCGGCATGTACGCCACGGTCAAGGAGATCCACGAGGACACCGTCCTCCTGGAGGTCGCCCCCGGCGTGCACGCCATCTACGCAAAGAACGCCATCGGTGCGGTGCTCGCGGACGAGGAGTTCAACCGCATTCTGGACGGCGCCGACCCGATCTCCAGCGAGGACCGTCCGGTCGTCCCGGACGACCTCTCGTCGCTGACCAGCGCCGACGAGGCCGCCGACAAGGGTGACGAGGCCGGCAAGATCGACCTGGGCAAGGCCGAGGCCGCCAAGGACGCCGAGCCCGCCGAGAAGGCCAAGGACGCCGAGGCCAAGAAGGCCGACGAGCCCGCCGCCGAGGCCGAGGCCGCCAAGGACGGCAAGAAGGCCGGCGGCGCCGACGCGAAGTAG
- the secD gene encoding protein translocase subunit SecD yields MAAPKKGRRAPASQGHPGRTLILVLIAMVALVGGMFYSNHLTPRLGIDLAGGTSFTLAAQNQPGKPNAINETNMNTAAGIMERRVNGLGVSEAEVQTQGTGHIIVNIPKGTDAKQARQQVGTTAQLAFRPVLTTAAGAKTPEPSPSQSGKGGEKATGGKGSQQGASPSPSASSTTQGRAVTDALKKPSASPSASASDKPSTPPTPPVPGGADIPPALQKQFAALDCSTKQSLSQANEQAAGTKPSDPVVACKQDGSQKYVLGPVGVEGTDVKDAKAVFDSQQGQGWIVQMDFTSGGGKKFADVTGKLAAKTQPQNQFAIVLDGSVVSDPRVSERLNGGNATISGGFTQQSAEDLGNMLSYGALPLSFKIDDETTVTAALGGEQLQAGLIAGAIGLALVIVYLVAYYRGLALVALASLGVSAVLTYTIMTLLGPTIGFALNLPAVCGAIVAIGITADSFIVYFERIRDEIREGRTLRPAVERGWPRARRTILVSDFVSFLAAAVLFIVTVGKVQGFAFTLGLTTLLDVVVVFLFTKPLMTLLAQRKFFASGHPWSGLDPKRLGAQPPLRRRRTAPTPTKEA; encoded by the coding sequence GTGGCAGCACCGAAAAAGGGCCGTAGGGCGCCCGCGAGCCAGGGGCATCCAGGGCGCACCCTGATCCTGGTCCTGATCGCGATGGTGGCGTTGGTCGGAGGCATGTTCTACTCCAACCATCTGACCCCGCGGCTGGGCATCGACCTGGCGGGCGGTACCAGCTTCACGCTGGCCGCGCAGAACCAGCCGGGCAAACCCAATGCGATCAACGAGACCAACATGAACACCGCCGCCGGCATCATGGAGCGGCGGGTCAACGGTCTGGGTGTGTCCGAGGCCGAGGTCCAGACGCAGGGCACCGGCCACATCATCGTGAACATCCCCAAGGGGACGGACGCGAAGCAGGCCCGCCAACAGGTCGGCACCACCGCCCAGCTCGCCTTCCGGCCGGTGCTGACCACCGCCGCCGGCGCCAAGACGCCCGAGCCCAGCCCCTCGCAGAGCGGCAAGGGCGGCGAGAAGGCCACCGGCGGCAAGGGTTCCCAGCAGGGCGCCTCGCCGTCGCCGAGCGCCAGCTCCACCACCCAGGGCCGCGCGGTCACCGACGCGCTGAAGAAGCCGTCCGCCTCGCCCTCCGCCTCCGCTTCGGACAAGCCCTCCACGCCGCCGACGCCGCCCGTTCCCGGTGGCGCGGACATCCCGCCCGCGCTGCAGAAGCAGTTCGCGGCGCTGGACTGCTCCACCAAGCAGAGCCTGTCCCAGGCCAATGAGCAGGCCGCCGGCACCAAGCCCTCCGACCCGGTCGTGGCCTGCAAGCAGGACGGTTCGCAGAAGTACGTGCTCGGCCCGGTCGGCGTCGAGGGCACCGACGTCAAGGACGCCAAGGCCGTCTTCGACAGCCAGCAGGGCCAGGGCTGGATCGTCCAGATGGACTTCACCTCCGGCGGCGGCAAGAAGTTCGCGGACGTCACCGGCAAGCTGGCGGCCAAGACGCAGCCGCAGAACCAGTTCGCGATCGTGCTGGACGGCTCGGTCGTCTCCGACCCGCGCGTCAGCGAGCGCCTCAACGGCGGCAACGCCACCATCTCCGGCGGCTTCACCCAGCAGTCCGCCGAGGACCTCGGCAACATGCTGTCGTACGGCGCCCTGCCGCTCTCCTTCAAGATCGACGACGAGACCACGGTCACCGCGGCGCTCGGCGGCGAACAGTTGCAGGCGGGTCTGATCGCCGGCGCCATCGGCCTCGCGTTGGTCATCGTCTACCTGGTCGCCTACTACCGAGGGCTGGCGCTGGTCGCGCTGGCGAGCCTGGGCGTCTCGGCGGTCCTGACGTACACGATCATGACGCTGCTCGGCCCGACCATCGGGTTCGCGCTGAACCTCCCGGCGGTCTGCGGCGCCATCGTCGCCATCGGCATCACCGCCGACTCGTTCATCGTCTACTTCGAGCGCATCCGGGACGAGATCCGCGAGGGCCGCACGCTGCGCCCGGCCGTCGAGCGCGGCTGGCCGCGGGCCCGCCGCACGATCCTGGTCTCCGACTTCGTGTCGTTCCTGGCCGCGGCGGTGCTGTTCATCGTCACCGTCGGCAAGGTGCAGGGCTTCGCGTTCACGCTGGGCCTGACCACCCTGCTCGACGTGGTCGTGGTCTTCCTCTTCACCAAGCCCCTGATGACGCTGTTGGCCCAGCGGAAGTTCTTCGCCTCGGGGCACCCGTGGTCCGGCCTCGACCCCAAGCGCCTGGGTGCCCAGCCGCCGCTGCGCCGTCGTCGCACCGCCCCCACCCCGACGAAGGAGGCGTGA
- the secF gene encoding protein translocase subunit SecF, with translation MSKLGNLGARLYRGEVGYDFIGKRKIWYGVSILITITAIVGLAVRGLNMGIEFSGGAVFTTPKTSVSTTEAQHHAESAAPGHQALVQQLGGGALRIQISGLDTKQAVPVQEEIAKDLKVPVKDVNTQLVGPSWGEQIANKAWLGLGIFMVLVVLYLAVAFEWRMAVAALVALIHDLTITVGVYALVGFEVTPGTVIGLLTILGYSLYDTVVVFDSLKEASKDITKQTRFTYSEIANRSINSTLVRSINTTVVALLPVAGLLFVGGGLLGAGMLNDISLALFVGLAAGAYSSIFIATPLVADLKNGEPQMKALAKRVAAKRASAATKEAARQEESDEAVAEDGAEEDEGAAVVGPRSQPASRNRGRGRPSGRRR, from the coding sequence ATGTCCAAGCTCGGCAACCTCGGCGCCCGGCTCTACCGCGGTGAGGTCGGCTACGACTTCATCGGCAAGCGGAAGATCTGGTACGGCGTCTCGATCCTGATCACCATCACGGCCATCGTCGGCCTGGCGGTGCGCGGCCTGAACATGGGCATCGAGTTCTCCGGCGGTGCGGTCTTCACCACCCCGAAGACCTCGGTCTCCACCACCGAGGCCCAGCACCACGCCGAGTCGGCCGCACCCGGCCACCAGGCTCTGGTGCAGCAACTGGGCGGCGGCGCCCTGCGGATCCAGATCAGCGGTCTGGACACCAAGCAGGCGGTGCCCGTCCAGGAGGAGATCGCCAAGGACCTCAAGGTCCCGGTCAAGGACGTCAACACCCAGCTGGTCGGCCCGAGTTGGGGCGAGCAGATCGCCAACAAGGCGTGGCTGGGCCTGGGGATCTTCATGGTCCTCGTGGTGCTCTACCTCGCCGTCGCCTTCGAGTGGCGGATGGCGGTCGCCGCGCTGGTCGCGCTGATCCACGACCTGACGATCACGGTCGGCGTCTACGCCCTGGTCGGCTTCGAGGTCACCCCGGGCACGGTCATCGGTCTGCTGACGATCCTCGGCTACTCGCTCTACGACACCGTCGTCGTCTTCGACAGCCTCAAGGAAGCCTCCAAGGACATCACCAAGCAGACCCGCTTCACCTACAGCGAGATCGCCAACCGCAGCATCAACAGCACCCTGGTGCGCTCGATCAACACCACGGTCGTGGCGCTGCTCCCGGTCGCCGGTCTGCTGTTCGTCGGCGGTGGCCTGCTCGGTGCGGGCATGCTCAACGACATCTCGCTGGCCCTGTTCGTGGGTCTGGCCGCCGGTGCCTACTCGTCGATCTTCATCGCGACCCCGCTGGTCGCCGACCTGAAGAACGGTGAGCCGCAGATGAAGGCGCTGGCCAAGCGGGTCGCCGCCAAGCGCGCCTCGGCCGCGACCAAGGAGGCGGCCCGCCAGGAGGAGTCGGACGAGGCGGTGGCCGAGGACGGCGCCGAGGAGGACGAGGGCGCCGCGGTGGTCGGGCCCCGCTCCCAACCCGCGTCCCGCAACCGCGGCCGCGGCCGTCCCTCAGGGAGGCGCCGATGA
- a CDS encoding adenine phosphoribosyltransferase → MSAPTELRELLLDRIADVPDYPKPGVMFKDITPLLADPVAFRALTSAFVDLCARFRVDKVVGLEARGFILAAPVAVAAGVGFVPVRKAGKLPGATLGQAYDLEYGTAEIEVHADALAPGDRVLVIDDVLATGGTADASLQLIRRAGAEVAGVAVLLELGFLAGRQRLEPGLKGAPLEALITV, encoded by the coding sequence ATGAGCGCCCCCACCGAGCTGCGCGAGCTGCTCCTGGACCGGATCGCGGACGTCCCGGACTACCCGAAGCCGGGCGTGATGTTCAAGGACATCACCCCGCTGCTCGCGGATCCGGTCGCGTTCCGCGCCCTGACCAGCGCCTTCGTCGATCTGTGCGCGCGTTTCCGGGTCGACAAGGTGGTGGGTCTGGAGGCCCGCGGCTTCATCCTCGCGGCGCCGGTCGCGGTGGCCGCCGGGGTCGGCTTCGTCCCGGTCCGCAAGGCCGGCAAGCTGCCAGGCGCGACGCTGGGCCAGGCGTACGACCTGGAGTACGGCACCGCCGAGATCGAGGTGCACGCCGATGCGCTGGCGCCCGGTGACCGGGTGCTGGTGATCGACGACGTGCTGGCCACCGGCGGCACCGCCGACGCCTCGCTCCAGTTGATCCGCCGGGCCGGCGCCGAGGTGGCGGGCGTGGCCGTGCTGCTGGAGCTCGGCTTCCTGGCCGGGCGGCAGCGGCTGGAGCCGGGCCTGAAGGGCGCTCCGCTGGAGGCCCTGATCACGGTCTGA